The Saccopteryx leptura isolate mSacLep1 chromosome 5, mSacLep1_pri_phased_curated, whole genome shotgun sequence nucleotide sequence ttctttggaaTACTATTGTTTCCCTTCTATCCTTGGCAAGCAAGGTTCAACTGAATGGTTTACTAGCTATTATAGAGCCTCTTTCCTTTATATCACCAGTAAAAATAAGTGCTTCATTCAGGACTTACAAAGTACTGTTCTTGTCATTTTTCTAGAATTTGTCacattttataactgtttcataACTTCTCTGCTAAATGTTCAGCCAGTTAAGGACCAAAACTGTCTTACTATATAGTCCTTAGTACATATTAGGTATTTAGTTCATGGTTAATTAATTGAATTGGCTTTTGCTTCAGTGGTTTCTCTTGTCGTCACAATCACCATTCGActagaccagtggttggcaaactcattagtcaacagagccaaatatcaacagtacaacgattgaaatttcttttgagagccaaaatttttaaacttaactatataggtaggtacattgtcattaacttaattagggtacttctAAGCTAGCCTTTgcacctgcatgtggtattttgtggaagagccacacaagGGGCCGAAGAGCCGCTTGTGGCTCatgagccgtggtttgccgaccacagGATTAGACCATAGCTTTATGCTTATATTACAGTAGCAGTCTATTGACTAAtatcttctgttttttctttctatagtttcactcaataaacatttgattttattttcttctgtatgtCAGGTGCTACATTAGGCAATGGGAAAGTAAAGATTAATAAGAAACTGTCCCTCAGCTTTAGGAACTCATAACCTAGTGAGAAAGATGAACAAATAAGTCATCCATTGCAATATAATACAGTAAGTGCTGTGGCAGACATTATTACAAGATCTGTGGGAGGTGCACTTAGGCCAGGTCACAGGAAGCTTCCCAGAATAGGTGATATCCAATAGGGACTGAACAGAAAAGTATTATAATTCATTATGGCTTTAGTATAGAAAATAGAGTGGGATATGGGAGTGGGGAAGAATGAAAGATGAGTGAAGGAGCTTGCAGCCATTCCACAGCAAAGGGAATCATttgaaagtttctttaaaaagttacgCAATCAGATACATAATTCAGAGAATTTTCTCTATGCAATGAGGAAAATATTGGCAGGGAGGGGAATGACACATGCACTACTTACATATTCTGAAAGACTTTTATAGTAATCCAGGCAAGAAATTGTGGTGCTTCAGCTAAAGTAATAACAATGGAAATGAGGAGAagtaggtttcttttcttttttttaaattatcaaggATATGAAGTTTATAATTATGGTTTAGTGGTCAGTGGGTTGGATGGGGACATGGCAGTGAGGGTGCcacatctaaaaaaataatggGTTTCTGACCTGCAGTAGTGTAGATAATAATACTGTTCACCAAGACCCAGGAATACAAGTATAGGACAAGAGAACTAGGTTGGgtttggagaagaagaagaagtttgAGAAAACTGAAGTGTGAGATGATGACCAATAGGTTGTTGGAAATGTGGTTCTAATCAAGAGTGAGAACTGGAAATAAAGATCTTGAAGTAATTGGCAAAAAGATAGCAATTGAGGCCCTAGGAATAGATATAGTTACCCATTCATTAACTCAACAGATGTTTATTGACCACTACATcatatgctaggcactggggatctcAGCAATGAATGATACAGAGTTACTGTCCTTGATAGCACAGAGTTTCTCTTTTAGTGAAGGTAGTAAATCCTTAAATATCATTGTACAAAGTACTTAATTATAGTTGAGGCAAGTGCTAATGTAACAAGAATCTAACTTGACCTGCAGAGACTGGGCCGGTGTCCATGAGGAACTGATGTTTAAACTTAGTGCCAAAGGATGAAAAGATGAGTAGAAAAGGGTCTTAAGGCAGAAGAGAACCTGATTTCTTCAAGGAATAGAAAGTGTGAGTGGAAGGTAGTCAGCAAGAGGGATTGAAATGAGGTGGGAACAATGGGCAGGACCCAAAATGCAAAAAGATAGCAATTGAGGCCCTAGgaataaggaaaaagagaattttggattttatcttaaaagaaaaagagaaactttagTAGTTTTGAGTAGGGGAATAACATGATAAGACAGATGTGTTGAAACTAGTACCCTGGCTGTTATGGATTGATGGTAGTTAAGAGACTATTGCAGTAATCCAAGCAAAGAAAATGTGAGAAGAGAATAATAAGGACTGAGAAACAGTAAGGTAGAAGTCACAGGAAGAACTGTCAAAGACTgagacagcctgaccaagcggtggtgcagtggatagagcatcgaactgggaggcggaggacccaggttcgagaccccgaggtcgccagcttgagcacgggctcatctggtttgagcaaaaggttgCCAGcatggactcaaggtcgctggcttgagcaaggggttactcagtctgctgaaggctcacggtcaaggcacataagagaaatctctctccattcctgtctgtctgtccctatccctctctctgactctctctgtctcaataaaaataaaattaaattaaattaaaaaaaaaaaaaaagactgagacaAACTAGTAAGAAAGGTAGGAAGAAAATCAGAAGAGTAAATCATGGAAGCCTGAGAAAGAATGTTAGGAAAATAGAGTAAGAATAAAGACTTGACCTGTGGtgagaacacacaatacagtgtacggatgatgtgttatagaattgtgcacctgaaacctgtatagttttgttaaccaCTTCaacccaatgaattcaataagaaggaaaaaaaataaaggatgagtttgcacaaaaagaaaagaaaaaggataaattGGAAGTAAGAGTCAAATAATATGGACAACTCTTTCAGTTATTATGGATGTGAAATTTATAAGTCTGTAAATTCCATCtttgaagaaagagaggaagggcagtatatggtttaaaatttaaattttaaaatgtgtttataaattaaaatttttattttaaaaaatcggAGTAGGTAATGTGATTTTAGAAATTGAAAGTTAtagccctggtcaggtggctcagtgaataaagcatcgaccaaGCACACCGAGGTCTCCAGTTCAGTCCCCATCAagggagaagcaatcaatgagtgcacaactaaatgaaacaactgagtggaacaagttgatgctcctctctctctctctctctctctctagctcatcaatggaaaaaacattttttaattgaaatatataaaaggCCATATACTGAAAAGAAATCTTCTACCCCGTAACTTTGTCTCTAGTCTCCAACTTTTgataatttatcatattttttatagATCCCTAATATATTTAACCATTTATATCTCAAAGtagttttagtttagttttgctttttaaaaatgaggaaggtTTCAATGCTAGTGAGAACCATAGATGGGGAGAAGCTTAAGAGACAGAGGGATAATTGATGGAGAAAGTATATCTCTTGCATCTGCATCCACCCCTTCTCTAGATACACGTCTGTGGGAGGGTGGAAATAAAGGGAATTTATGCCTGgtggtttctcttttctctctgccttaGAAACAGAGTTCATATGCTACTGAATATAACAGGGAAGTAATGGGATGGGACCCTGAGCAAAGTGGAGGAGGTCTGAAATACCCAACTTAGGAAGTGGAAAGAGTGCTGGCTGGGGGAACAACAAGGTGGTTATTATGAGTTCATATCAGGGTCCAGCTGAACTTAAAGGATGTAAGTTGAGGTAGTCTTAGtgctgtgtgattttttttgtgcTATTTTCTTGACATGTCACTCCTTCATATAGGAAAATTTCTGATAAAGCTACATACTTAGCTCATCAGTGAAAAACCAGACCCCCTATACATTGGTGGGGCATTTCCCTTAATAAgcaaatattaagaaagaaactGCCTTCTTAAAGTATCTAGGTAATTTTGTGTCTGTAGAATCATCACTATACTACATTGTACATACTAAGAATGGTCCACATCTAACAATAGATTAATATTCCTAAAAGGCTGATTACACTTAGAATGGTTTCTTAAGAGCTGGAATAACAGAAATTATTagactaaaattcaaattttagagATCAGGAAAACAGAGCTCCAAGAAAGGACTTTGTCCAAGGTCATGTTGCTCATTTGTGTCATTCTTGGGCCTCTACCCGAGGTCTCACAATTTCTATTACTGGCATGAAAATCCAGTGATTTCTACATTGACCATTATAATTATCACACTGCTCCCATGGAACACGGGTGTTTTCATAATCAGATTCAGGCTAGTCTATCACTAATATTGAATAGGGTGACTATTTCAGAACTTGCAGAAAACAATTAGCTAATGGGAAGGTGGATGTTTTTGGTTGTCTCCTGTCCTcccatgtatattttttaaagtttttgtgctTATTCCCACTCACTGGCTATAAACAGCAGAACAAATAATGAAAAACCATGAATTACTTGTCTCCAGATTAAGTTGAACAGTGTGTATTTTAGGGATTcatataattttgtaatttttatcttgCATTTATGTTGGTAGTCATTTTGTTTAGATACTCAGAAATATTTAGTCAAAGCTTAAGATGTAGTAGGCAGTTGTGCTTGGTTCTGGGCTGCAAAGAAAAAGATTCAATCTCTTCCTACAAGTGGTTTATAGTTTAGCTTAGAGATGAGAATACTGGGGGTTGGCAGTGATCAGTCCTCCTTGagcaagagaaacaggaaagacTTCACCAAAGAGAACATTTGAGCtcagttttataaataattagGTTTTTTACACCTAAAAGATGAGACTGAAATAAGCAAGTGTTCACTAGGCAAATGGAAGAAGCCATTATAATTAGAGAGAACTTTATGAACAAAGCAACAGAAGAGTATGGAAAGACCTGTTATGTTCAAGTACTTACCAGCAGTTCAGTGTGGCCAGAGGGTGTGGTGTGTGAATGGGGCCATAGTGGAAGACAGACAGAGTCATGGGGACCTCAATCAAGAATGGTCTTCTTTGTTTATAATAGGAAGTATGAACTTAATtccttttttgaaagatttttttattaagttttagagagttagagagagaagtgggggggggggggctggaagcattaactcataccAGTTGATTCTCCTCTCTGaattgacccggcaagcccagtgtttcgaactgaTGATCTCAGCATTCGAGGTCAAcgttatatccactgcaccaccacaggtcaggcacgaacTTAATTCTCTTAATTCTTTAGGCAGTGGGGAAGCTGTTAAAATGTCTAAGCAAGAAAATAACTGAACGACTAGTACAGTAGACTTTTCTTAGTATTTAAAAAACTCTACACTTTTGTAAAGAAGGATAGATTGGAGTGTTGTCAATCTGGAGTCAAAGAAACCAATTAGGAGATTAATGTAATAATCCAGACAAGAATTGAAGGCCTGAAGTAACTATAGGATATAGAGATGGACAAGAACAAGTATTAAAGACACTTGAAGATGGATTGGATTGAGGAGAAGAATCAAGATTGACTTGTGTGACTATGTGTCACTCCAGAACAGAAAGAATCTGGGAAGGACAATGATGATTTCCATGTGGATGGACTGATTTAGGAACTTGTTGAACATCCAGTAGGCTATATGATATATTGGATTGCACATAAAGTTTTAGAGTCATCACCATATAATTAAAACCATTGAAGTGATGAGTTTGCCtcgagcagtggttctcaacctgtgggtcgcgacccctggcctagagagaGGCATTTAGAGCAGGAATTTTTAACTTAGAATACAAATATTCTGCAATTACCCAAAATACTATACAGTATATGTGATTTTCAATAAAGAAAGGCTTATAGCTCTCTTCAGATTCTCAAAAGGGGTAAACGCTTAGTGTGAAAAGGTATCAAATATGGAGCCCTTAGTATCtgcattatttttaagtgatgGGCAGGGATAGTGGTCTCCACAAAGTGGGTGGAAAAGGAACAAGAGTGTAGAGAGAATTGTGATACCAAAGCCCAGGGAGAATTGTCAAGACAGAAGAGTCTTGGCAATTATAAGATTGGTAAAATTATGCCTGATGAACAATATggaattaaatatatttgtatttaatgaAGCTCCCCACAGAAACACTATAGTTTCTAAGAATTGTAAAAAAACATTGGCCTATAATAGAAGTTCAAATGCTTGATTGTGTCAGGTGTCCAAGGCTGTGTTAAATTTGCTCTTGCCTTGCTATCTCTCACTTTTGTATCTAAACTTTAAAGCTAACCAAATCCATCTCTTCACATTTTCGGGATACTTTGTACAAATCTTAGCTTCAGGCTTTTGTTCATGTTTTCCAGGCAGTCTGCCCTGTTCCCTACCCAACAAATCCTGTCAGTCTTTCACAGTGAAGTTTGTTTTCTGTGCCCTTTTCTGATTGACCTAtattaatttctctctttttattctagtggtatttattttattttttgcagttaaGATTGTACTGTTTTGCCTTGTtacttattttacatattatactGCCTTTTTCCAATGAGATTTTATTTCTAATGGCTAGTATTACCTTACATTTCATCATACCTTCTAGTGACTGaattttcatgtacttattatagatactaaaatatttgaatgaatcTAACCTAAGGCAAACATAGTGGGGGGAAAtgtctttaagaaaaaatttatatggtgCATTCCAAATTACTACTATACAGGAGTAATTTTACATTATTATGACTGTATTCCATTTCTAGGGTAATCAAGAGTTGATTGCATATCAGAATGAATAAGATACTGATATATGAGTCTTAGAAACTTTGGCTTTCGTTGGAATTTTAGGGTGTTGAGTAAACTGAATTTGTTAAGTCAACTGTTTTTTCTGTTtagggttatttttaaaaatggaaatctcttctttggattttaaaagtaaaatacgcatataaaataaaagacaagtctATAAAGTACAAATTACATTACTAATATTTCTATACTATTTTGCCAAAGACACTCATGTTTTATAAGCATCTGTAAATTAAATAGGCATCATTATGATTCAATACAAAGCTTAATCACTAAAAATGCAAGTGATTCATTATTATTGGAAGCAAACTTTAGTGGTATGGTGATTTTAGTTTTGCTGAATGATAAATTTACTTCAATCATCTAACTTAAAGccagtgtttctgtttctttcattgtTTACTGGCAACTTTTGGCATAACCCAGGGCTACAgtaggaggaaaaaagataagCAAGATTGCATTGCTTTATTCTggaatcagaaaaacaaaaaacttttataattaaGAGGAATAGATGTCAGAtgctgccaggtgggtcccaTTATCATTGAGTAGGTATCTACTAATAACAATCCCAGATTTTAGTTGTTACCTGACAGGCGAAAGAAATTCATCTTACATCTTATCTTAGCCAAATTAACTAACAAATATatgtctagacttttttttttggggggggggggagatacagATCTCTATAAAGAAACAGTTTTTGTGCATATCCCTGAGGACACCATAATTTAaccacttttttaaaacaaaacattttttttcattttttttatttattcattttagagaggagagagagagagagagggagagggagggagaggggagagacagagaggggggggaggagctggaagcatcaactcccatatgtgccttgaccaggcaaacccagggttttgaaccggcgacctcagtaaaacaaaacattttgatCACTTTTATAAAGAAGCAAAGTTCTTTTAATTTCTAAACACTACTTCACTGaatagaaatacagtgtgtccataaagtcatggtgcacttttgaccagtcacaggaaagcaacaaaagacgatagaaatgtgaaatctgcaccaaataaaaggaaaactctcccagtttcatacctattcagtgcagttccatgtgggatcacgcacagatttttttagggctccttaggtagctgtccctAAGGAGCctcacaggcatccccaaactatggcccgcaggctgcatgcagccccctgaggccatttatccggcccccccaccgcacttccggaagggccacctctttcattggtggtcaatgagaggagcactgtatgtggcggccctccaacggtctgagggacagtgaactggccctctgtgtaaaaagtttggggacccctgcaacttgtcattgactgatggcctaccaaaacaaggtttctccaccaaactgccagtttccttcaactgcttatcccatcgagtaatgttattcctatgtggtagcgcttcgttataaacacgccgatattcacgttgcactttggtaatggatttgaatttagcgagccacagaacacactgaactttcctctgtaccgtccacatctcgactggcatggctgtgggctgctccactgtatacacggtgttatgtcatcatctgtgcatgcgcacatgctgccacatcaacctacagaaactgggagggttttccttttatttggtgcagatttcacatttctattgtcttttgttgctttcctgtgaccggtcaaaagtgcaccatgactttacggacactgtATAATAAAACATTGAGATGAAGACGGGAGAAAATAAGCTCACTCACTAGCTATGTGACTTACTCCTTCAAAGCTGCCTCAGTGCTCCTCAGTCCAATTCGTGATTCCTTAATATGCCTAATACCACATTTCCTAGACCTTCTAGGTacagtggttttttgttttttgttttttgttttgtacagagacagagagaaggacagacatacaggaagggagagagataagaagcatcaattcgttgtggcaccttagttgttcattgattgctttctcctatgtgtcttgactgggggtctacagcagagcaagtgaccccttgctcaagccagcgactttgggctcaagccagcgaccagggggtcatgtctatgatcccacactcaagccgggaccccagctcaagctggtgagcctgtgctcaagccagatgagcccccgctcaagccagtgaccttggggttttgaacctgggtcctctgtgtcccagtccgacactgtgctactgcctggtcaggcagtacattGGCATTATTAAACTATGAATCATAAAATAGTTGTCATAGGCATCcttactttataataaaaaccTTATTAATAATTTCAGGGTAAAGTAAATGTATCTATCTCAATTAACTTTTTATCTATTTCTGtgaattaaaataactaaaacatataaaatgcaGTTTAATCACTTTCATATTTTAAAGGGCACATGGATATATGTTAGTATTCCAGAGGACAAAGAAGGAATTGAGAGActtcagaattttttattatatatacttgattACCTTTTTTAAGAGAAGTTTAACATAGCATTGCCTGACTTCAGGGAGGAAAACATAGGTTACTGGGGTAGGAAGGCAAGATTCCAGGTAACATCAAGGTCAACAGTAGTCTGAGGATAAATCAAAATATTTGATCATTGGTGGCTTGAATGCCTGTTACCTAAACCCTAACTGagtctaaataaaataagaatcatcTGGAATGAGGCTGCCCAATACAAATATAATACGACCTACAtaggtataatttaaaattttccagtaATCACATAAAGTATTTTGATGTGtaatcaatatttataaaaagttaaaaaatggtttacatttttttgtgCTAAGTCTGAAATTCATTGTGTATTACATTTAAAGCACATGTACATTTGGACTAGTCACCTTTCAGGTGTTTAATAGCTACATGTGGCTGATGACTGTTTTGGACAGTGTATCTCTGAACATCTAGACTTTGTGTGCCTATGACATTGAGAAACAGAACTTCCCTCATATCTTGTGTAAAATACTAAGTTAGAGACCTAGAGTGTACCTACATCTATTCTGGCCAAGTGAGCCTCTAATCTGGATTAGTTTTAGAACTAGCATTTGCATGATCAAGATAAATACTTTTTTGTTTAACTTCATCGCTGTTTGGTCATGACTTTCAGTACCTTTTCTCTAGGTGCAATTCTTTTGCTTATGGTTAGGCATATTCTGCCACATCTAAATTCTCTATTTTATGTAAtgtaaagaaaagttttatttttatggtctCTACTTCAGTTGCTTCTGTGACTATATATTCTGaactttattaataaaattataatagataCCTTATTCTttacaatattaaattatttcaaataattggAACTGTCATAATCTGATTTGcattctcttttgtattttaagGATACGGAATATTATCTTGTAAAATGGAAAGGATGGCCAGATTCTAGAAATACTTGGGAACCTTTGAAAAATCTCAAGTGCCCATTACTACTTCAGCAATTCTCTAATGACAAGCATACTTATTTATCTCAGGTAAAGAAAGGCAGAGCAATAActctaaacaacaacaaagctTTGAAACCTGCCATTGCTGGATACATTGTAAAGAAGGCTAAACAAAGGATAGCTCTGCAGAGATGGCAAGAGGAACTCAACAGGAGAAAAAATCATAAAGGAATGATTTTTGTTGAAAATACTGTTGACTTAGAGGGCCCACCTTCAGACTTCTGCTACATTAATGAATACAAAGCCACTCCTGGAATCAGCTTAGTAAATGAAGCTACTTTTGGTTGTTCATGCACAGATTGCTTCTCTGAGAAATGTTGTCCTGCTGAAGCTGGAATTCTTTTTGCTtataataaaaaccaacaaattaAAATACTACCTGGTACCCCCATTTATGAATGCAACTCAAGATGTCAGTGTGGACCCAACTGTCCCAATAGGATTGTACAAAAAGGCACACCATATTCACTTTGCATCTTTCGAACTAGCAATGGCTGTGGCTGGGGCGTAAAAACCCTTGTGAAGATTAAAAGAATGAGTTTTGTCATGGAGTATGTTGGAGAGGTATGTTCAACTTATCACATAGCAAATAATGTGCATGGAAAGTTTACGCTATTGAAAAGTTACTTTTTTACCTCAGGAacaaatatttggtaaattttgatattatcatttgcaaatatgtaGAAATTTCAAGTTTAAGAGAAGGGTCCACTaacataaatagaaatataaacttgAATGTTGACAAATAGAATAAATACTGTCATCTTTCAATGAACACTCATTTATAGTCAGTGGAACTGGcatctgtaaatttttttatttttaattttttttttttgtatttttccaaagttagaagcggggaggcagtcagacagactcctgcatgctccggaccgggatccatccggcatgtccaccagggggcgatgctttgcccatctggggcattgctcccttaaggagggagccattctagtgccagaggcagaggttatggagctgtcctcagcgtctgcttcaatggagccttggctgcaggaggggaggagagacagagaggaaggagaggggaagggtggagaagcagatgggcgcttctcttgtgtgtcctgaccaggactcgaacccaggacttcacacgcctggccgacgctctactgctgagccaaccagccagggctgacatttataaattttaaaatgtgattactATTTTTACAGAAAATTGCTAAGGAGAAAATCAGATCTAAACATATCCTGACTTTGAAACTTTTAAATGGTAATTTATTTCACTCCAAAACTCAATTCTGTCTCAACTTAAAAGATAcatattgtgcctgacctgtcatggcacagtggataaagcatcgacctggaatgctgaggtcgccagttcaaaacctgggctttcctggtcaaggcacatatgggagttgatgcttcctgctcctccccccttctctctctctttcactctctttctctctctctctctctctctctccatctctctccctcccctctgtaaaatgaataaagtctttaaaaagatcaaatttTACGATTTGTAattgtcaattaaaaaaacaaagaaggataCATACTATAGAGTAGACCAGTGCTTTCTGAGCAAGTGTGGTAGGATAAACATAAAAGCATTTATTGTGTCCATAAGATGAGAGTTTGGATTTTCTTGTGGATACAATATGCTTTTATGTTTATCCT carries:
- the SUV39H2 gene encoding histone-lysine N-methyltransferase SUV39H2 gives rise to the protein MAAAGAESRGAWCVPCLVSLDTLQELCRKEKLTCKSIGITKRKLNNYEVEYLCDYKVVKDTEYYLVKWKGWPDSRNTWEPLKNLKCPLLLQQFSNDKHTYLSQVKKGRAITLNNNKALKPAIAGYIVKKAKQRIALQRWQEELNRRKNHKGMIFVENTVDLEGPPSDFCYINEYKATPGISLVNEATFGCSCTDCFSEKCCPAEAGILFAYNKNQQIKILPGTPIYECNSRCQCGPNCPNRIVQKGTPYSLCIFRTSNGCGWGVKTLVKIKRMSFVMEYVGEVITSEEAERRGQLYDNKGITYLFDLDYESDEFTVDATRYGNVSHFVNHSCDPNLQVFNVFIDNLDTRLPRIALFSTRTINAGEELTFDYQMKGSGDISSDSIDYSPAKKRVRTVCKCGAVTCRGYLN